The Candidatus Limnocylindrales bacterium genome has a segment encoding these proteins:
- a CDS encoding NUDIX hydrolase yields MKESLKELLARLDPESSYQLCFQCHSCQVRVVVEAGKELYTCNLCGYKGGRQILVTPDLRYDFTPEGLWRHFSVGGVIERNGRYLLFNRRKYPFQYTLPAGHWNWQEADPQDALIREVYEETGLRVITAKLLYQEDVLGDTCRRGSDIHHWHLYRCICEGEPRTDEDEGDFISWYTPEQIQQLELTTPTRYFLTKLRILT; encoded by the coding sequence ATGAAAGAGAGTCTGAAAGAGCTTCTTGCCAGGTTAGATCCGGAGTCTTCTTACCAGTTATGTTTTCAATGCCATAGCTGTCAGGTTCGGGTAGTGGTAGAGGCCGGGAAAGAACTTTATACCTGCAATTTATGCGGTTATAAAGGGGGGCGGCAGATTTTGGTAACCCCCGATTTACGCTATGACTTTACCCCCGAAGGGCTATGGCGGCACTTTTCCGTAGGAGGAGTTATTGAACGGAACGGTCGTTATCTCCTGTTTAATCGCCGAAAATATCCTTTTCAATATACTCTTCCAGCTGGACATTGGAACTGGCAGGAAGCAGATCCCCAAGATGCCCTCATTCGAGAAGTTTATGAGGAAACCGGATTGCGGGTTATAACGGCAAAACTCCTGTATCAGGAGGATGTGTTGGGAGATACCTGTCGTAGAGGTTCTGATATCCATCATTGGCATCTTTATCGCTGTATTTGTGAAGGAGAACCCCGAACAGATGAGGATGAAGGTGATTTTATCAGTTGGTATACGCCCGAGCAAATTCAGCAATTGGAGTTAACCACGCCAACCCGATATTTTCTCACGAAACTCAGAATTCTGACATGA
- a CDS encoding 7TM diverse intracellular signaling domain-containing protein, which translates to MLKKSLPLIKIFIGFLLVLTGISDLMAAEPIILEGQLNGYSLGTHSDILEDKTKVWTLEDIHSDKISALFSPSQEEFPAFGFTSSVYWIRFTVINPLDKEVPWFLEVAYPLLDDIDLYIPQPDGQYRLKRTGDHLPFDTREVNYRNFVFRLQESPGGPHTYYIRFETEGVMNLPLKMWSSIPLAEKMAQEQILLGIYYGAILVMLVYNLLIFTSVRDKSYLYYVLFNTSWLLALFILNGLAFQYLWPHKPSWANISLPFFFCLTYVWGLQFSRSFLNTPDLTPGFDKILRVLLILAGVGILSSPFIQFAVRLANLLAASSVFVWITGFICLMRGCRQAYYYVMAWSALLFGVSVFAMGNFGILPHNFLTDWGLQIGSALEVVLFSLALADRINTLRKELTAQQRFLGEVLNQIPAGIIIAEAPSGKFILSNNQMKHILSHPFLPFSNIREYCENKGFHADGRPYTPEEWPIARSIQRGEEVMGEEIDFLRSDNTLGTLRISSAPIRDRDGQIIAGVMTFYDITERKRLENELREQAKALIEADRRKDEFLTMLAHELRNPLASISNTLELIHQHSEDPGYLSRALDILVRQTRSLTRLVDDLLDISRITRGKITLRKELLELSIVISRAVETARFSIESRKHHLLVSLPEEPLWLIADPVRMEQILVNLLNNAAKYTDPGGRIWLTAYLEGKEIVLRVRDTGVGIPAELLPRIFDLYVQVDRSLDRSEGGLGIGLTLVQYLVQLHGGSVAAYSEGVGRGSEFVVRLPAHLGFASKVEGSALESLIPLTQGKRRKILVVEDDSAALETLSELLKQWGHEVKVAQTGSSALETVIHHQPEVVILDIGLPDMEGYEVAKQIRQGDRGQEILLVALTGYGEETRRRSQEAGFDYHFTKPIDLAALKEVLKVKKILPRDTGLTPEFQ; encoded by the coding sequence GTGTTAAAAAAATCTTTACCGCTTATAAAAATTTTCATAGGATTCCTGTTGGTTTTGACAGGGATATCCGACCTGATGGCTGCAGAGCCTATTATACTCGAAGGACAATTGAACGGATATTCCCTGGGAACCCACAGCGACATCTTAGAAGATAAAACAAAGGTATGGACCTTGGAAGATATCCATTCAGATAAAATCTCCGCTTTATTCTCACCTTCTCAAGAAGAATTCCCGGCCTTTGGATTTACTTCATCGGTTTACTGGATCCGCTTCACGGTCATCAATCCACTGGATAAAGAAGTACCCTGGTTTCTTGAGGTTGCTTATCCTCTCTTGGATGATATCGACTTATATATTCCCCAACCCGATGGTCAGTACCGCCTGAAAAGAACCGGCGATCATCTCCCTTTCGATACCAGAGAGGTTAATTATAGAAACTTCGTTTTCAGACTTCAAGAGAGTCCTGGGGGTCCCCATACTTACTATATTCGGTTTGAAACCGAAGGGGTCATGAATCTCCCCCTCAAGATGTGGTCCTCTATACCTTTAGCCGAGAAGATGGCTCAGGAACAGATCTTATTGGGAATATACTATGGAGCCATACTGGTTATGTTGGTCTATAATCTCCTTATTTTTACCTCTGTGAGGGACAAAAGCTATCTGTATTACGTACTGTTTAATACGAGCTGGCTGTTAGCTTTATTTATACTTAATGGTTTAGCATTCCAGTATCTCTGGCCCCATAAACCCTCATGGGCCAATATAAGCCTTCCATTTTTCTTTTGTCTGACCTATGTATGGGGGTTACAGTTTAGTCGGTCTTTTCTGAATACACCGGACTTAACACCCGGTTTCGATAAAATTCTACGTGTTTTATTGATCCTGGCCGGGGTAGGAATCTTATCTTCCCCTTTTATACAGTTTGCCGTTCGACTGGCTAATCTATTGGCTGCCTCTTCGGTATTTGTATGGATAACCGGCTTTATCTGCCTGATGCGGGGATGTCGCCAGGCTTATTATTATGTTATGGCCTGGTCTGCTTTACTTTTTGGAGTTTCAGTATTCGCAATGGGAAACTTTGGGATTTTACCTCATAATTTTCTTACCGATTGGGGTCTTCAAATCGGCTCAGCCTTGGAAGTTGTATTGTTCTCCCTGGCACTGGCGGATCGAATTAATACCTTGAGAAAAGAACTTACGGCCCAGCAAAGGTTCTTGGGGGAAGTACTGAATCAAATCCCGGCCGGTATCATCATCGCCGAAGCTCCTTCCGGGAAGTTTATCCTTAGTAATAACCAAATGAAGCATATTTTAAGCCATCCTTTTCTCCCATTTTCTAACATCAGAGAATACTGCGAGAACAAAGGTTTTCATGCTGATGGCCGACCCTATACACCTGAAGAATGGCCGATAGCAAGGTCCATCCAGAGAGGTGAAGAGGTGATGGGAGAAGAAATTGACTTTCTTCGGAGTGACAATACCTTAGGTACTCTGCGGATTAGTTCTGCTCCAATCCGTGACCGTGATGGACAAATCATAGCCGGTGTGATGACTTTCTACGATATCACCGAGCGAAAACGATTAGAAAATGAGCTTCGGGAACAAGCTAAAGCCTTAATAGAGGCTGATCGACGTAAGGATGAATTCTTAACTATGCTGGCCCATGAATTACGAAATCCCCTGGCTTCTATTTCTAATACTCTGGAACTGATTCATCAACATAGCGAGGATCCTGGGTATCTTTCTCGGGCTCTGGATATTTTAGTGCGACAAACCCGGTCTTTAACCCGGCTGGTCGATGACCTGTTAGATATCTCCCGGATCACCCGGGGTAAGATTACGCTCCGGAAAGAACTCCTGGAGCTCTCTATAGTAATATCCAGAGCTGTTGAAACCGCCCGGTTCTCCATCGAGTCCCGCAAACACCACTTGCTGGTATCCTTGCCCGAAGAACCTTTATGGCTCATTGCAGATCCTGTTCGAATGGAACAGATCCTTGTTAATCTGTTAAACAACGCGGCAAAATATACAGATCCCGGGGGACGTATCTGGTTAACAGCCTATCTTGAAGGTAAGGAGATCGTACTTCGGGTACGGGATACAGGAGTTGGTATCCCGGCCGAACTCTTACCGCGTATTTTTGATCTTTATGTTCAGGTTGATCGCTCTCTGGATCGTTCCGAGGGAGGCCTGGGAATTGGACTCACACTCGTTCAGTATCTGGTACAACTGCATGGAGGGAGTGTTGCTGCCTATAGCGAAGGTGTTGGTCGGGGAAGTGAATTTGTAGTACGTCTCCCGGCCCACTTGGGCTTTGCATCTAAAGTGGAAGGGTCTGCCCTGGAAAGTCTAATTCCGCTAACTCAAGGTAAAAGAAGAAAAATCCTCGTGGTGGAGGATGATAGTGCTGCCTTGGAAACCCTCAGCGAACTCTTGAAACAATGGGGTCACGAGGTAAAGGTTGCTCAAACTGGCTCTTCGGCACTGGAAACGGTTATCCACCACCAACCCGAGGTGGTCATATTGGATATCGGTCTTCCGGATATGGAGGGTTATGAAGTAGCAAAGCAGATCAGGCAAGGAGACCGGGGACAGGAAATTTTACTTGTGGCCTTAACCGGATATGGAGAAGAAACCCGGCGCCGATCTCAGGAAGCGGGATTTGATTATCATTTTACAAAACCTATAGACCTTGCCGCTTTGAAGGAAGTATTAAAAGTCAAAAAGATACTTCCCAGAGATACTGGGTTAACTCCAGAGTTTCAGTAG
- a CDS encoding nicotinate phosphoribosyltransferase — protein MDLQTSALLTDLYELTMLQGYFDRGMEEIAVFEFFVRKLPPTRGFLIAAGLEQVLNYLENLHFTSEELEWLAGSGRFSKDFVDYLGRLRFTGDVHAMPEGTIFFSDEPILRITAPLPQAQLVESRLINLLHFQILIASKAARMVLVAPGKLLVDFGLRRAHGAEAGLLAARASYLAGFSGSATVLAAPLFGVPIYGTMAHSFVQAHEDEVAAFENFAHAQPDNVVLLIDTYDTEAAARKVVALAPRLKKEGITIKSVRLDSGDLADHARKVRRILDEGGLKEVRIFASGSLDEYVLRDLIATNAPIDGFGIGSRLDTSSDVPYLDCAYKLQEYAGRARRKRSEGKATWPGRKQVYRYYGPDGRMAYDVVTLEEDTQENGKALVQPFMKAGRRLAPPEPLSDLRKRVAEELARLPEHLQKLQEEPPYPVKISQALLDLAQAVDVRYR, from the coding sequence ATGGATTTACAAACGAGTGCACTCTTAACCGACCTCTATGAGCTTACCATGCTTCAGGGGTATTTTGACCGGGGGATGGAAGAGATAGCCGTCTTCGAGTTCTTTGTCCGTAAGTTGCCCCCTACACGAGGTTTTCTGATAGCAGCGGGTCTGGAGCAAGTTCTGAACTATCTAGAAAACCTCCATTTTACTTCCGAAGAACTGGAGTGGCTAGCAGGTAGTGGCCGTTTTAGTAAGGATTTTGTGGATTATCTGGGACGATTGAGATTTACAGGGGATGTTCATGCCATGCCGGAGGGGACTATCTTCTTTTCAGATGAACCCATCTTACGGATCACGGCACCCTTGCCCCAGGCCCAGTTGGTAGAGTCTCGATTGATTAACCTGCTTCACTTCCAGATCCTTATTGCTTCTAAGGCTGCACGAATGGTTCTGGTTGCACCGGGAAAGCTATTGGTGGATTTTGGTTTGCGCCGTGCTCACGGTGCCGAAGCCGGTTTACTGGCAGCGCGGGCCAGTTATCTGGCCGGATTTTCCGGTTCGGCTACGGTGTTAGCCGCTCCTCTTTTTGGGGTGCCGATATACGGTACTATGGCCCATTCCTTTGTTCAGGCCCATGAGGATGAAGTAGCCGCCTTTGAGAACTTTGCCCATGCACAACCGGATAATGTGGTTCTCTTAATCGATACTTACGATACTGAAGCAGCCGCCAGAAAAGTGGTAGCTCTGGCCCCACGCTTAAAGAAAGAAGGTATTACCATCAAATCGGTCCGCCTGGATAGTGGAGATCTGGCCGACCACGCTCGAAAGGTACGTCGTATTCTGGATGAAGGGGGGCTCAAGGAGGTTCGAATCTTTGCCAGTGGCAGTTTGGATGAATATGTATTGCGGGATTTGATAGCTACCAACGCTCCTATTGATGGCTTTGGCATTGGTAGTCGTTTAGATACTTCCTCTGATGTTCCTTATCTGGATTGCGCCTATAAACTCCAGGAATACGCCGGACGTGCACGACGTAAGCGCTCTGAAGGTAAGGCTACTTGGCCGGGGCGTAAGCAGGTTTATCGTTATTACGGACCGGACGGTCGCATGGCCTATGACGTCGTAACACTTGAAGAGGACACCCAGGAGAATGGAAAAGCCCTCGTTCAACCCTTCATGAAAGCCGGTCGACGTCTGGCCCCTCCGGAACCACTTTCAGATTTACGTAAGCGGGTTGCAGAAGAGTTGGCCCGCCTGCCTGAACATTTGCAAAAACTCCAGGAAGAACCTCCTTACCCCGTGAAAATATCCCAGGCCCTGCTCGATCTGGCTCAAGCCGTAGATGTACGTTATAGGTGA
- a CDS encoding M28 family peptidase has product MARFPPLEETAKFLSDPHLQGRSPGTEGHETAKVYLIEALKNLSFSPAVQGSWVQPVFQDHWEIGQNIVGVKFGSGESWILVGAHYDHLYGIPGADDNAAALSILLETSKFLDGWKGYSNLVFVFFDLEEPPYFLTPFMGSVQFVERCPFPLNQLKCAVILDLCGHDVPISGHENALFVLGAEYATGLVQAVRSSDMGDGLSIYMSRNVRIGDQSDYHAFRLRGKPFLFLTCGWWAHYHRPTDTFERLNLIKMKSISQFLVRLIRTLDESIIDTRQRPDFVDVEAEALSRLLGIPIPKNPDAVDAAAWRVIEKLLP; this is encoded by the coding sequence ATGGCAAGATTTCCTCCTCTTGAAGAAACTGCAAAATTCTTGAGTGATCCACATCTTCAAGGTCGATCTCCTGGTACTGAAGGTCATGAGACGGCTAAGGTCTATTTGATAGAAGCTCTAAAAAATCTCAGCTTTTCCCCTGCCGTTCAAGGTTCTTGGGTGCAACCCGTTTTTCAGGATCATTGGGAAATCGGCCAAAATATTGTTGGGGTAAAGTTTGGGAGTGGAGAAAGCTGGATTCTGGTGGGTGCTCACTACGACCACCTGTATGGTATCCCGGGGGCCGATGATAACGCGGCGGCCCTTTCAATTCTATTAGAAACCTCCAAATTTTTAGACGGATGGAAGGGCTATTCCAATTTGGTCTTTGTATTTTTTGATCTCGAAGAACCTCCCTACTTTTTAACCCCTTTTATGGGAAGTGTCCAGTTCGTAGAAAGATGTCCATTTCCTCTTAACCAACTTAAGTGCGCAGTTATTCTGGATCTTTGCGGTCATGATGTACCTATTTCGGGCCACGAAAATGCTTTGTTCGTACTGGGAGCCGAATATGCAACCGGCTTAGTTCAGGCTGTTCGTAGCTCGGATATGGGAGATGGTCTATCTATTTACATGAGCCGCAATGTGCGTATTGGGGATCAATCCGATTATCACGCCTTTCGTCTCAGAGGTAAACCATTCTTGTTTCTTACTTGTGGTTGGTGGGCCCATTATCACCGTCCAACAGATACTTTCGAGCGTCTCAACCTTATTAAAATGAAATCTATTTCTCAATTTCTAGTCAGACTTATCAGAACCTTGGATGAAAGCATCATAGATACTCGCCAACGCCCGGATTTTGTAGATGTGGAAGCTGAGGCCCTCAGTCGACTTCTAGGCATTCCGATTCCTAAAAATCCAGATGCTGTGGATGCAGCCGCATGGAGGGTTATTGAGAAACTCTTGCCGTGA
- a CDS encoding VOC family protein has product MKIQELGHVVLYVSNLERSRHFYRDILGFREIASRGNMAVFSSGRTHHELLLIEVGANATPIPSGRRLGMYHFGLKIGNNDEDLRSALKELKAAGVSIIGASDHTVTHSLYIEDPDGNEIELYIDVQPEIWRENPQAILAEIKPLKL; this is encoded by the coding sequence ATGAAAATTCAAGAGCTTGGACATGTGGTTCTTTACGTAAGTAACCTGGAGCGATCCCGGCATTTTTATCGAGATATCCTTGGCTTCAGAGAAATCGCTTCCCGGGGAAATATGGCCGTATTTTCATCTGGACGGACCCATCATGAGCTTCTCCTTATTGAGGTAGGAGCAAATGCAACTCCCATTCCTTCAGGACGCCGTTTAGGTATGTATCATTTTGGTTTAAAAATTGGCAATAACGATGAGGATTTGAGAAGTGCTTTAAAAGAACTCAAAGCAGCCGGTGTCTCTATTATCGGTGCAAGCGATCACACGGTCACCCATAGCCTTTATATCGAAGACCCGGATGGGAACGAGATTGAACTTTATATCGATGTACAGCCTGAGATCTGGCGCGAGAATCCCCAGGCCATCCTGGCCGAAATAAAACCACTTAAATTATAA
- a CDS encoding tetratricopeptide repeat protein: MRKYPWVLIWSCIFFVSQGCGVLKYRPQKPLLTPGEYNDLGVTYENQAQYELAIKAYKKALEIQKNYLTAWINLGNVYSRMKDYPKAEKAYRQALRIDRSSWIARNNLAWIYVEQKKNLETALTLVENCTDMTSEYRSYCLDTLGMIHYYNGNSNKALALITEAIQSTSPEQSTLRSQQYFHLGMIYLSQQEKDKAIQCFRRSIESEPGSGWAEKAREQLRFLQVTD, translated from the coding sequence ATGCGAAAATATCCTTGGGTCCTCATCTGGAGCTGTATTTTTTTTGTTTCTCAAGGGTGTGGGGTCCTAAAGTACAGACCTCAGAAACCCCTTCTCACGCCGGGAGAATATAACGATCTGGGAGTTACTTACGAAAACCAGGCACAGTATGAACTTGCCATCAAAGCCTATAAAAAGGCCCTTGAGATTCAAAAAAATTATCTTACCGCCTGGATTAACCTTGGAAACGTTTATAGCAGAATGAAAGATTATCCTAAGGCAGAAAAAGCTTACCGACAAGCATTACGTATCGATCGATCTTCCTGGATCGCAAGAAATAATCTGGCCTGGATATATGTGGAACAGAAGAAAAACTTGGAAACTGCCTTAACTCTCGTTGAGAATTGTACCGATATGACTTCTGAGTACCGGTCTTACTGTCTGGATACCCTGGGAATGATCCACTATTATAACGGGAACTCGAATAAAGCTCTGGCACTGATTACAGAAGCAATTCAATCCACCTCCCCTGAGCAATCTACTTTACGGAGCCAGCAGTATTTCCACCTGGGTATGATTTACCTCTCCCAACAAGAGAAAGACAAAGCTATACAGTGTTTCAGGCGATCCATTGAATCTGAACCTGGAAGTGGGTGGGCTGAAAAAGCCAGGGAACAGCTCAGGTTCTTGCAAGTTACCGATTAG
- a CDS encoding DUF790 family protein has protein sequence MLTADLLRTWKKGPYIGPKYIRLDQEEYLKLATDLINLINAHKGKTRGEIQEALRLHLADSPDYLIHRGFSKLLMDMCEFHVVVAGGVGPAALRKKLFQLAEENRPIVLNPDILHPVTREDIIRGVASELQIPPEAVLSDMYADLPQNHLLATFEPPTPEWLIHRYNLALAQGILYNCVRMRLIAYRNIPARYKQLFKFIKFYQLLHSVTGDLDSGYEILLDGPMSLFRLSKKYGIRMATFLPALLLCTKWKMEAEIVSSDQDKRYFVLDSETHKLESHYKDATPYDSLLEEKFAERFEKLNGDWILERETEIVNLKDTVFIPDFAFRHRRDGRVGLLEIVGFWRTDYIERKLTKLRRAGLQNLIIAVSQDLKVSESAFKEVPGSVFFFKTAIDPKEVLIRLEQVACKPQTGFF, from the coding sequence ATGTTAACGGCAGATTTACTTCGTACATGGAAGAAAGGACCCTATATCGGTCCCAAATATATCCGGTTGGATCAGGAGGAGTACCTCAAGCTGGCTACAGACCTTATCAACCTGATTAACGCCCACAAAGGAAAAACCCGAGGGGAGATTCAAGAAGCCCTTCGACTTCATCTGGCAGATAGTCCTGATTATCTGATTCATCGCGGATTTTCCAAACTTCTCATGGATATGTGCGAGTTTCATGTCGTCGTAGCCGGTGGAGTGGGACCGGCTGCCTTAAGGAAGAAACTTTTTCAACTGGCAGAGGAAAATCGTCCCATCGTCTTAAATCCGGATATTCTCCATCCCGTTACCCGGGAGGATATTATCCGGGGGGTTGCCTCGGAGCTCCAGATCCCACCGGAAGCAGTCCTTTCAGATATGTATGCCGATTTACCTCAGAATCACCTCCTGGCCACCTTCGAACCCCCAACTCCAGAGTGGTTGATCCATCGTTATAACCTGGCTCTGGCTCAGGGAATTCTCTACAATTGCGTACGCATGCGTTTAATTGCCTATCGTAATATTCCGGCTCGATACAAACAACTCTTTAAATTTATCAAATTCTACCAGCTTCTGCATAGTGTTACGGGGGACCTGGACAGTGGCTATGAAATCCTTCTCGATGGGCCCATGAGCTTGTTCCGTCTCTCTAAAAAATATGGAATTCGTATGGCTACTTTTCTGCCGGCTCTTTTACTCTGTACCAAATGGAAGATGGAGGCGGAGATTGTTTCCTCGGATCAAGATAAGCGTTACTTTGTTCTGGATAGTGAAACCCATAAGCTTGAATCCCACTATAAGGATGCAACCCCCTATGACTCCCTCCTGGAAGAGAAATTTGCAGAACGATTTGAAAAACTAAACGGTGATTGGATTCTAGAGCGAGAGACCGAGATCGTAAACCTCAAAGATACCGTTTTCATTCCGGATTTCGCTTTTCGTCATAGGCGAGATGGACGCGTCGGACTCTTGGAAATTGTGGGATTTTGGCGGACAGACTATATTGAACGGAAACTGACCAAACTCCGTAGGGCCGGACTTCAAAATTTAATCATTGCCGTATCCCAGGACCTCAAGGTAAGTGAATCCGCTTTCAAAGAAGTTCCGGGTTCTGTCTTCTTCTTCAAGACAGCCATCGATCCAAAGGAAGTTCTCATCCGATTGGAGCAGGTGGCCTGTAAACCTCAAACTGGCTTCTTTTAA
- a CDS encoding HAD family hydrolase, giving the protein MHQPVSDSSGQHPGMENQTNEATTLRGKMAFLFDLDGTLVDSVYQHVLAWREALEEAGIELSVWRIHRRIGMSGGLLLNALLRETGRQVTAEEAARLQQLHAKAYAQKIKQVRPLPGARKLLSYLSQIGVPWAIATSGRWESAGPTLEILGIGPEVPVITRDLVQHAKPDPDLFLAAAERLGVSLSDSIVVGDSVWDLLAARRARALGVGLLSGGYGQEELERAGAYRVYQDPADLLRHLDEVGIRSSWF; this is encoded by the coding sequence ATGCATCAACCAGTTTCAGATAGCTCCGGGCAACACCCGGGAATGGAAAACCAAACCAACGAAGCAACAACCCTGAGAGGTAAAATGGCTTTTTTATTCGACCTAGATGGGACTTTGGTAGATAGTGTTTATCAGCATGTTTTGGCATGGCGGGAAGCCTTGGAGGAAGCCGGTATCGAACTATCTGTGTGGCGTATCCATCGTCGGATTGGAATGAGCGGAGGGTTGTTGTTGAATGCGCTTCTACGGGAAACCGGTCGTCAGGTGACTGCGGAAGAAGCGGCACGACTCCAGCAGTTACACGCAAAAGCCTATGCTCAAAAAATAAAACAGGTTCGTCCGCTTCCCGGTGCCAGAAAGCTCTTAAGCTATCTCTCACAAATTGGAGTACCGTGGGCTATTGCGACCAGTGGGCGGTGGGAGAGCGCAGGCCCTACACTGGAAATTCTTGGAATAGGTCCTGAAGTACCCGTCATCACCCGGGACCTGGTTCAGCATGCCAAGCCGGATCCGGACTTATTTTTGGCTGCTGCCGAACGTCTGGGAGTATCCCTAAGTGACTCGATTGTAGTAGGGGATAGTGTCTGGGACCTCCTGGCCGCTCGCCGTGCCAGGGCTTTGGGGGTTGGCTTACTTTCAGGAGGTTACGGTCAGGAGGAACTGGAACGTGCAGGGGCTTATCGGGTTTATCAAGATCCTGCGGACCTGTTGCGCCACCTGGATGAGGTTGGAATCCGGTCATCCTGGTTTTAG
- a CDS encoding C39 family peptidase, which produces MVRRYLFPFLVVGLLNSCNSKLPDTLFSFYNSVEAYHLDVPFVPQEKEGYCGPAALTSVLNYWKDKVDQRQIAEATYLPSIGGTLSFDLAHYAKTRGFHVELYSGSFQDLKDKILSGYPLVVVGGYQRDALGHYIVVTGYNNRKRQIIVHDGKSANVTIPYKRFFSLWNNMDRLTIFIIPQK; this is translated from the coding sequence ATGGTGAGAAGATATCTTTTCCCTTTTCTCGTTGTGGGGTTGTTGAACTCTTGTAATTCCAAACTCCCGGATACGCTTTTTTCCTTTTATAATTCTGTTGAAGCTTATCATCTCGACGTACCCTTTGTTCCTCAAGAAAAGGAGGGTTATTGTGGACCTGCCGCGTTGACCAGCGTGTTAAATTACTGGAAAGATAAGGTGGATCAACGTCAGATTGCGGAAGCTACCTACTTACCGTCCATAGGAGGTACGCTTTCCTTTGATCTTGCCCATTATGCAAAAACCCGGGGATTCCATGTGGAGCTCTATTCGGGAAGTTTTCAAGATTTAAAAGATAAAATACTCTCCGGATACCCCCTTGTGGTGGTGGGAGGATATCAGAGAGATGCCCTGGGTCATTATATAGTTGTAACTGGTTACAATAATCGTAAACGGCAAATAATTGTCCATGATGGAAAGTCAGCCAATGTAACCATTCCCTACAAGAGGTTTTTTTCACTGTGGAATAACATGGATAGATTAACCATTTTCATAATCCCCCAGAAATAG
- the nfi gene encoding deoxyribonuclease V (cleaves DNA at apurinic or apyrimidinic sites): MNYKNLHPWDVDPNQAIQIQKQLRDQLILQKTQEIYRRIAGADVSYDKGSDILYAAVVVLELPNLQIIEEASAVGRSTFPYIPGLLVFREAPILLKAFEKIHQEPDVIMFDGQGIAHPRGIGIASQMGLWLDKPCIGCAKSKLFGDYREADLGPKAGSYTPLTYRGKIIGAVLRTRDNVSPVFVSAGHKIDLATSIELVLKSCQGYRIPEPTRQAHNLVNKIRVEGNRSPKAPGGAQMDLFG; the protein is encoded by the coding sequence ATGAACTATAAAAACTTACATCCTTGGGATGTCGATCCCAATCAAGCGATCCAAATCCAGAAGCAGTTGAGAGATCAGCTTATTCTGCAAAAGACCCAGGAAATTTACCGGCGGATTGCCGGAGCCGATGTCTCCTATGATAAGGGCTCAGATATTTTGTATGCCGCCGTGGTCGTTTTAGAATTACCGAATCTTCAGATAATAGAAGAAGCCTCGGCAGTGGGTCGATCTACCTTTCCTTATATTCCAGGGTTACTGGTTTTTCGAGAAGCCCCCATCCTGCTCAAAGCCTTTGAAAAAATCCATCAAGAACCCGATGTCATTATGTTTGATGGTCAGGGTATTGCCCATCCTCGTGGGATTGGAATTGCCTCCCAAATGGGCTTGTGGCTGGATAAACCTTGTATCGGATGTGCCAAAAGCAAGTTGTTCGGAGACTACCGGGAAGCCGATCTGGGCCCCAAGGCCGGTTCTTATACGCCTTTGACCTACCGGGGTAAGATTATCGGCGCAGTTCTTCGAACCCGGGATAATGTCAGTCCGGTATTTGTCTCTGCCGGACACAAAATCGATCTGGCCACTTCCATCGAACTGGTATTAAAGTCCTGCCAGGGTTATCGCATTCCAGAACCTACCCGTCAGGCTCATAACCTGGTAAATAAAATTCGGGTTGAAGGGAACCGGTCACCCAAAGCTCCTGGAGGGGCACAGATGGATTTGTTTGGTTAA
- a CDS encoding PA2779 family protein codes for MKFEVIRYAMIQKLGMISMLIGFILILSLPSSAAPIPSNLSSTTPVSPDKNDLETIRQFLENKMVLEKLKALGLDEAQAKEKLGKLNKEQIHTLAIQIDKLVAGGKQDFTKNSAITISDKALLYLLIAAVFIILILALAK; via the coding sequence ATGAAATTTGAGGTTATCCGGTATGCGATGATTCAAAAACTCGGAATGATTTCAATGCTTATCGGCTTCATTCTTATCCTTTCTCTTCCATCTTCCGCTGCGCCCATCCCCTCAAACCTGTCAAGTACAACTCCTGTATCTCCGGATAAAAATGACCTGGAAACCATTCGCCAGTTTCTGGAAAATAAGATGGTACTTGAGAAATTAAAGGCCTTAGGGCTTGATGAAGCTCAAGCTAAAGAGAAACTGGGTAAATTAAATAAAGAGCAGATCCACACCCTGGCTATACAGATTGACAAACTTGTTGCGGGAGGCAAACAAGACTTTACAAAGAATTCTGCCATTACCATAAGTGATAAAGCTCTCCTTTATCTTTTAATCGCAGCCGTCTTCATTATTCTTATCCTTGCCCTGGCTAAATAA